The following DNA comes from Carassius auratus strain Wakin unplaced genomic scaffold, ASM336829v1 scaf_tig00216833, whole genome shotgun sequence.
CACACAGATCACTGCAATCACAGCATAGTTTagcaataaaatatgttttcccTATAACGCTGCACTATTCGGATACAAAGCGTCAAAGATAAAGCCTTGGTTTGTGATTTCTGTCTTCATGTGTAGTAGTAACATATATTGAAGAACAAAGGTTATTCGCAATTGTCTGCGAGCAGATCTTTGATAAAAGTCTCATATAAGATGACCAGGAGGAGGGGGCCTCTGATTGTATCCCATTCAgtagcgtgagagagagagagggagagagaacgcTGTCTGGTTTCAATAGATCAAAGAGCACTGCTCCTGAATGGAGTCATTTGCAATTATAAGAATAATTAGCATCTGTGGGTCCTCCATCGCTAATCAGAGTCGGAGGTGATGTGTTTATGTCCTCGCGCAATCAGACGGCCAGTTGGAGAGCTCGCGCCCCGCAGGACTCAATAGCGCCTAATCATCATCAGAAGTGAATTGGCATTTAAACGGTAAAATGATCTCCGATTAAATTAATGCTTAGCGGGGAAAGAGAAACCGCTCAGAGGGTACAATTTTAGAcccctttctttgtttttttttccttttattatttttcttctaaaatcGAAATTAGATTCTCAACCATTAACGGATGGAATTGGTTACTTTTTCTCTTAAAGTCTGGCCCTTCTTAATTTTCTGTGTAACGTTACTTAACATCTTGTCAAATTATCTGTAATTTTCAACCAAAGAGCTTTCCTCTAAATATCTGAAGCTCTTTTTTGTTGTGgatctttaaaaatacattaaaattgatTTCATACAATGACTTGAACATCTGTTATGATAAACACGTTTTCGATTTATGAACTGCAGTCATTTTGATATGAATCCAgagcttgaaaaaataaaaatgtctcttTAAAAGGCTGAATTAAGATAGGACTAAGCTTACTTGAACCCCAGGGGGTCAAATGTAaatttcaaaaatacatttttaataaaaaagacagGTTTGTTGAGGTCCAATGAAAAAACTTTTTGATATTCATGAATTATTGGGTGACTTTCAGggaatttctgtcagaaatgtAAGTTACTAACGTTAATTAATCTGTTTACAACGTCTACGGATTTAATCGGTCTTTTTGCCTCCCTACATCCCAACATGACGGAAGCCAtctaaacaaaactttttttttaataaatttcaaAACATTGTACAAAATATTGAACAAAGTGATACAAAATGACAGTTGGCCTACTTGTTTTGTCGAAGTTCCGCCTGGGTCACAACGGAAAGCGCTCGCGCTGCcttctgttgctatggttaccccCTCAGGCAAACGCGATAGCGATTTTCGCGCCGTTGCTGAACTTCAGTAGTGACTGAAACGTTATTTGAAAACGCGTTTGAAATGTAAACATCCAGAATCCCCCCACCGTTTGTTTTGACTGACTTTAGGGAGGTTCAAAGTGTAATTAGGAGGATCAGGCCCTCCCAAAATTCTCACCCTATTCCtgacttttaaaaatcatatgtagccaatataaaaaaagttattttgacaaaaatgtataaagttgtatatacacttttttttaaaaggttaaacTAATAGCCTAGCTAGTCTATATAAAATTGCTTTTCCAAGAACTCGATATGTTTGTTCAAACTAAATGtagacatttcttattttcatcatCTAGAAAACCCATCTATAAACAGATATAGATATTTATAGCCATATTTTGTAATTTCCTCCCAATTTGATCAGGAGTTCACACAGATCTCTACATTCAAACGTCATTTCATCAGTGAAATCTCTCTCTTGGGGATAATTGTCGGCCAGATTCACTCTTTCTCCCAACAGAATAGAAAAGAGTCTCTCTCACAAGAGGGCCAAACATCTGCCTCTCCGCCCTCACGACTCGATGCCATCGGCCTCTGAAAGAATCAACAAAAGAACCGTTGTTATATATCTTCCCTTGAATACAAAGTAATTACTTATCatcaatcaaaattaataatagttgATTGGGTTGGTGTGGTCAGCGCAGTCGCTTTCCAGAGGAGGGGACTTGACCCACTGGGAAACTACCCCCTTCTCTCTAGGCGGCCTAAAAAGTCAGGGACTGAATAAGGAAATGAAGCGTAATTTGAGGAAGATGGATGAGTCTCCAGGGCAACTCCCCTTTCTATCCTCTTGTATTGATGATaaccgagagaaagagagagagggagtgcgcgagagagtgagagagagggctgtgcgtgtgtgtttatgtctcaGTATGTGACAAACAGAGGCTGAGACACTGAGAGCTCCAGACAAAAAAACGCATCAGGTCTCAGTCAGTTGGACGGCGAGGACCCTACAGCACCATCAGGATAACCGTGGACCACATTCGGGTGATTTGTCTCAGAAGGCCAGTGCACGGGATTTATACGAGCAGCCCGCGCGCAGTTCACCATGCAGAGACCGAGCGGTCCAGGCACGGCGTTTTCCATTGATTCTTTGATTGGCACTCCACAGCCCCGGCCGGGCCACCTGCTCTACACGGGCTACCCGATGTTTATGCCATACCGACCGCTTATGATTCCACAAGCCCTGTCTCATTCGTCGTTACCGTCGGGCATCCCTCCCTTGGCGCCGTTGGCATCGTTCGCGGGGCGCCTGACCAACACTTTTTGCGCGGGGCTGGGGCCGGGAATGCCCTCCATGGTGGCGCTCACCACCACCCTGCCCAGTTTCTCGGACCCTCCAGATAGTTTCTATCCCCCGCAGGAGATGCCGGGACCCCGGTTAGGCGCGGACGGGACGGGGATGAACCGGCAGGAGAGCCCGCATGACGAACTCAAGGGCTCTGAACTCCTCAATTTCACGGAAACTTTTCAGGCGGTTGCAGGTGAGCACCAGACACGAACTCTCACTTTGACAGGTGGTTTAATTACGAGCGCAAAAGGTTCGAACTGCACTCATTCAAAATAAACGTTCTGTTTAGAACCCAAAGGGTTTTACGGGCTGACGCCGAAAGTTCCACAACAAACTTTTATTCTCTAGTTCTTTAGGAATCTGCAACTGTTGAGTTAGATATAAACCTATAAACCAATATGCGaagtaaaataacttttaatgtaaatgtaaaacgattttatatatatatatagtttttgataAGAATGATGCGCTTTTGGTGAACATAAAGGGCCGCAAAAAATAAttcaggaacttttttttttaactatgtggAACTCCATAAAAGCCTTATGCATGGACTTTAAGATGGTTGTAGCCTACATTCAGTAAGAAATGTCATGCCACTTtgaaagttaagaaaaaaaaggcaatgGCCTTTGAATGAAAATTCACCAACGTTGTTTAAAATAGTCGTTTTGTGTGCTGGAATAACAGTGCATTTTATCATCTGTCATTGTTCTTTTGGAGTTCATAGAATTATCgaaagacaaatgaacacatCAGAGCTTGAAAACGTCTAttgtcatttgttttttattcaggTTGCACAGGCCTTCACTCCTGTCACTGGAGAGTTTCGAAACAATGCTAAAAAAAACGATTTGGGTTTTAAGAATAATATTTTGTGATATTTCTAAATAATTCCTGCAGTATTAGATATTTTAAAGAGCAGACTGAATCACAAAGCAGACGGTATAAACAAAAGCAATTATTCTGTAGTTTCAGCacagtgttttattatttcataactattataaaatatatattttctccaTCAAACATGCTACAAACGCCTACTGTCATTTCTACTAGAGCTTTCGAGTTTAAACaccatattttaaaacattcGTCATCGAAAACATGCAATGAACTCGCAGGTTGACGCTTTACAGTTATAAATGTAAAAGTCAGTTTTAGAATTGTAAgattatattaagttttttttaggatatttATGGAATAATGTCTATTGAATCAAGCTGAAATCAAACAATAAATAGCCTAGTTAATGTTCTAGTGcacttaacatttttttaaatcttgttagAGAATTTGACGAattatttctaatttctaattatttctatttctttctcttttttttgataCATCCCAATTATTTCGAGGATGTCAAAAATGACTCTTCACAATTTAGCCTAACTATTAGTTAAACTTAGATTTTAGAGTGTCGAAATGTTTCACCTAAATCCCACTTTTGTCTTTTGAACTGCACAAATCTGTGTGGAATATTTGTAATGATTAATGTcttcattttcattcttttcagGCGAGACCAAACTCTATAGTTCAGATGATGAGAAACTGGACCTGAAATCAGCGGAGGCCGCGTGCAGTGACAGGGAGGACAGTTCAGCCGACAGCGAGAACGAAAGCTTCTCCGACGGGAACACCTGCGCTTCAGCGTCCCAGAAAAGTAAACTCAAAGGCGGCTCACAGGACGCGTTACCGCCGGGCAGCTCGGCGGGAAAGAGCCGGAGGAGGAGGACTGCTTTCACTAGCGAGCAGCTGCTGGAACTCGAGAAGGAGTTTCACTGTAAGAAGTATCTGTCCCTCACCGAGCGCTCTCAGATCGCGCACGCGCTCAAACTCAGCGAGGTCCAGGTCAAAATCTGGTTCCAGAACCGCAGGGCCAAATGGAAACGCATCAAAGCCGGGAACGTCAACAACAGATCCGGGGAGCCCGTCAGGAACCCCAAAATCGTGGTGCCCATTCCCGTGCATGTCAACAGGTTCACGGTGCGGAGTCAACATCAACAGATCGAACCGGGCAGCAGGCCATGAACTCCTCAATGAAAGTGACCCTGAACTCACCAAACGAACATTTACATGACCCACGTTCCCACAGGTCAGGGGTCACACACTACAGATGCATGAAGCACACCTAAAAGGAGACAATTCTTGTATCTAGAAGGATGTTCAGTGACTTTTAGGTAACACTTTGTCGACTTTCATCAATTAAAAACAAGTGTCCTGTTAAATGCTTAACGGGTTTAGGCTATATATAGCCTACATTCAATTCTGAATAGCCTATATGAATCAAAGTTTATGATATTTAAACGTAGGCTAACACGTGACCTGTTAAGcatttaacagttattttaaggtGTTATCGACTTTTATATCTGTTCAATATCGACATTACGTTCAGGTTTGTTCTTTTCCTTCTCTCctctaaaatgtctttatttctaatttattattttgtacatttgtaaatattaaatgtgtcCATGCGACACAAATGTGCACTATACCAGACTGTAAAGagaccttttcttttttaaataagtatttataaGTTGCTGTAAGTGAGTTTTTGCATGTTGCCATTTGTTGTCTTATTTTCCCGTATGATTTTTAACGGGCCGTTCTCGTTGTTTCGACCATTTTTGCATGTGCTCTTAAAGCATTTCTGTCCCTTAGAGGCGGAATCTCCACCAAgttctttgtgaaaaaaaaaagccgGTGATGGAAATAAATAAGCTCAAGAACACAATGACAGAGTGATATATTCCCATCGACGTCACAATAAATGTGCAATATGGTTGCATAAAACTGTTCAGAGTTGCATGTTGGTTCTTCTTAAATGCTGTTTTAGTTTTTGTCTCTTTGCGAACGAATTAATGAATTACTGACCAAGTCATTGACTCactgatatatattttataccaAACATTATCCTAAAGTGTCTACTGGCAATTATTTATTGGCAACTATTTGatcacttttatttgtttatttatttatttatttactcgtccttaaaataaatgtaggctaATTTAACTACAAAGTccagttaataataattaattatacaatgACCATAGTTTAGTAAACATATAAGGAAATAATAAGCATACAAAATtgaattattatatacaattgatatataacaataatgtatgtatacacatacatacatacatactgtccATTGTTGAAACtttatatattaagaaaaaataaataatatcaggAAATGTTCATTTTGCAATATCTCTTTCCAGggtatttatcattttaatgcgCAGGTCACAACTTAGATCCCTATTTTCTTTTCTTAGAAATAGTTGTGGATCCTTTAAATGTGTCTTACCTCTTCTTTACATCTGGCAGATTTACTTTATTTGATGCATTTTGAACAGGTAACAGAGCACATCTGTCATCAGCGTCAAGACACCTTGGGGTACAATTATTATCCTTCTGGTTAAAACTGaacatagatttattttattttgcagaaaGTGTAAGCATTGTGAAGCTTGAGCCTTCCACATCTCTTCTCTTTAAATGAGCATTATTGGTCTGAATCATTTCTTTTGGccttcttaaaaaaaagacaaaacatgtattatcTGCAGTCTATATTTCCATTCAACATAAACTTATGCAGATATTCAATTTGGATGACTTTGACATGAAACATTAACCGTTTAGCCTGTGAAACattaattataatgttaaatGGGACTATATAGCCACATGAGGAAAATACTTAAAATTCACAGTTTGCATGACAACCTTCATGCTCcaatatactaaaaaaaaaagtattcaattcAGCTAATGTGCATGTCTGAACTTAGCTTATTTGTTCCATAACTGTGACTTAAAAGTCTCACCGTTAAGTAGGGCCTACTTATATAATTAGAGACATTGAATATGAAAGCACACTTATACAAACATAATTGAGAAAGACTTACATTGACCCAAAGCAGTAGACAACAATCATTAGAATCTATGATGACCAGTGCAGGTCatctaaaagagagagagagaaagagtgtgtgtgtgtgtgtgtgtgtgtgagagagagagagagagaggttttttGTTAATGAGCACGGGACTCATTTGTCTCTCTTTGGGAGGCCGTGCTGTCTCAGATGAGAGTGATGGAGCTCTATTACACTGGTCATATCCAACACACTGTAATGAACTTCAACATCAATCATTACAGGAGAGAGCAAAAGACCACgctgggtctctctctctctcttcgttCCAGGGTTGAGTCTCATTCAGTCACTACAGTCTGTTCACAGACTACATCAACATATAGTGCAATGCTGAAAATATGCTTTGCATGAAGGTAagctatttacatttatgcatttagcagatgtatttatccaaagcgacttacactgATTCAATATAACATTTGATCAACtcatgtgtttcctgggaatcaaacccaagaCCTTGGCGTTGCTAGTTTGAGCAACAGAAATGTAAGGTTAAATTTATGTACAGGAGTATAATATGAAAACTAAACAGCATGAATTATAACACACATTCATATAGTACATTTGATATATATCTGGTTTTCAAAGTAGAAATCTAGTCATAGGCCACATACACAAAAATGACAAGAGAATTTTAATCTTAATCACTGTTCTGTGTGTGAACGGAATACAGGAGTCACACCTGCAAACTGGTTGATGATTGACACAGTGATGATAACCATGGCAACAGGCTGTCCTCTCATCAGGGGTGCAACAATTCTTGTCTTCTTCTGAGCAAAGTATTAACCAGAGACATGATCATCTAGTAATTCTtactttttaaaatcacaattttttaTGCTGTTCTCTGGAGCGTCATGTAGAAAGAAACAGGACTGACAACACCCatcttctgctgctgtgtgaacatgacaggatcacatttatgcatttgttacACGCACTTATCTCATGGTCCTGGCATAATGCTctgctgtttgagctacaggaattaGGCACAACCAGTGTGGCCATAACTGGAAGCTGCTTCATCATGGCTAGAAACATCAACAGGATGCCAAGTGTAACGTACCATGATGTAAGACACACCAGCAACTGTTTTCTCTCATAAGTGCTAATAGACAGAACGAAAGCACACCGAGTCTTGAATCCACACCCTCCATAAAACTGCACCCTGACCTTCTGAAAAACCTGTTGCAGAGCTCATGTCTTCACATTTAGACCgaactgtttttatttgatgaaaCGAGCTCACTTAAAGGGTGAAAAACAATCCCATAAATTACACACGCAGAAAACAATCTCATAAACTAATGAGGAATCTCTGAACTTTCTTGACTTGTATTGTCAGCATGTCGCTCTGACACGAGTGTGGAAGTTAATTGCTTCAGCCTCCAGTAACCGCTAGTGGTAAATGCCTATGAGCTGTTGCATTTACATATCCCCTCATTTAGAGACTCTGCTAATTAGCATTCTCATTATGCCAATTATACTAGCTTTAATTATTATAGCACcgccactaaaaaaaaaaaaaaaaaaaaaaaaaaaaaaaaaaaatatgactcgCAAACCAAATAGCCTACAGAGATATTCCACAAGGTGCTGTTCCGAGGATGCGGTGATGGGAATAACAGCACAGCTTGTCAAGGAGCGGAACACTCTCATTATGACAATCAGATTAATTGCTTAATTGATATCCGAGCATTTGTTTCATTAACGGATCGTTAAGAAGCGCGAGGTACTGGCTATTCCCGTTCCTCGGCGGAAGCGGCCGAGTCTTGGAAGAGGAGGGACGGGAAGCCGAGGCCTGAATCCTGGGGAGTGTCTGGTGGACGCCCACGCCGCTGATGTATGGGCAGATGCATCAAATCACACAGGATAAACAAGCGATGAATTTCATCAGTGCCATCATAGCCTTAATTTGGCTGCCTAATGAGTCAGAGCTAGTGGCGGAGATAAAAGTTGTCAGAGGCGCGGCTCTAATGAATTTCTTGCCACTTGTAATCAAGGTTGGCTGTCTGAGGGGCCATGATTAATGGAACCCTGGAGGATTCCCTCGGCCTTCAGCTCTCATTACAGCTAATGCATTCTCAGGCAAATTAACGCACTgagaagagcgagagagagagagagagagagagacgcggaGAATTCAGACGAGGACGGGAAAGAAAGAACAAGGGATAAAATGCAAGATTGAGAGAATGCGaggaaagaaaacataaaaagacaATTAAACAGCCTATGAAAGCTAAATTGACTTTTTCGCGCTTTTAGTCCATGTCTGGAAGCTTTGAGAGGAGCAT
Coding sequences within:
- the LOC113099020 gene encoding homeobox protein GBX-1-like; this encodes MQRPSGPGTAFSIDSLIGTPQPRPGHLLYTGYPMFMPYRPLMIPQALSHSSLPSGIPPLAPLASFAGRLTNTFCAGLGPGMPSMVALTTTLPSFSDPPDSFYPPQEMPGPRLGADGTGMNRQESPHDELKGSELLNFTETFQAVAGETKLYSSDDEKLDLKSAEAACSDREDSSADSENESFSDGNTCASASQKSKLKGGSQDALPPGSSAGKSRRRRTAFTSEQLLELEKEFHCKKYLSLTERSQIAHALKLSEVQVKIWFQNRRAKWKRIKAGNVNNRSGEPVRNPKIVVPIPVHVNRFTVRSQHQQIEPGSRP